AGACGGCGCGGCCGGCCACGATCAGCAGCAGGGGGGCGTCCGCCGGCGCGGCGTCGGTGCGGGGGCCGGTTCTGTGGGGAGGCACGAGCGTCATGCGACCTGGCCGATCGGGATGATCTCACGCGGGCCGCGAACCGGCCGGGGCAGGCTGCAGCGTAAGATTTCCGACCACTTGCGGCAAGGAAAAATCGACGCCTCGGCGGGAAGCCGGTCGCGGCGGACGCGAGCGGCCGGTCAGTCGAGGAGGCGGGACAGGTCCTGCAGGACGGGCGAGAGCTGTTCCGCCGTGCGCTGGCGGGCTTCGGCCGTGGTGTAGACGCCGGCCTCCAGCCGACGCTTCGCCTCGGCCACGCGATCGGCCCTCACCTCGGGTTCGGCCTCGATCCGGCTCCGGCCTGCCTCCACCAGGGAACGCATGTCGGCCACCTTGTGCGCCGAGGACGAGATTTCCAGCTTCTCGCCGGCCGAGTGCCGGACGTCGCCAGCCTTCGCTTCCGCGAGCTTGCGGGCTTCGGCATCGGCTTCGCCGCGCTGTGTCTGCTGGAAGCGGGCCAGGATGCGCGGGTCGGAAACCAGCGGCCGTTCGATCTTGTTCGCGCCCATCCGAACCCTCCCCGACTTGATGACATTGTCCGCTCGCTCACTTGAGGGTAGCAAACCCGGGACCAGTTGGCGCGTCCCTTTCGCCTTGGCGACCACGCGGTACCTCCTGCTCCCACGACATCGGCTCTATTGTTAGATTCTTTAACATTGAGTGATATTCGATGATCGCTTCGGTTCGAACAGGGGGCGATCCACACTCCAACGTCACGAAAATGGAAAAAGCACCTCAAGTTTTGCGCCGCCGCGACCGATAGCAGTCACAAGTTCGCCACCTAGGTCCCACGCCGTCGGGGTGCCGGAGGAACTACGCAGACGGCACGAACCCCGGCCCCGACCAGGGGCGCCATCAGGCAAGGACGTCTGAACCACTGTACTTTCAAGGAGGAATCGGAACATGCGCATCAACACGAACACGGCCGCGATCAACGCCCAGCGCAACCTGTACAACACCGAGATGAAGCTGAACAAGTCGCTCGAGCGCCTCAGCTCGGGCCTGCGCGTCAACCGTGCCGGCGACGACGCCGCCGGCCTGGCCATCAGCGAGAACCTGAAGTCGGACATCCGCGCCCTGGAGCAGTCCTCGCGCAACGCCGCCGACGGCATCTCGGTGATCCAGACCGCGGAAGGCGCCCTGGACGAGGTCAACGGCATCCTGATCCGCATGCGCGAGCTCGCCCAGCAGGCCGCCAACG
This portion of the bacterium genome encodes:
- a CDS encoding flagellar biosynthesis anti-sigma factor FlgM codes for the protein MGANKIERPLVSDPRILARFQQTQRGEADAEARKLAEAKAGDVRHSAGEKLEISSSAHKVADMRSLVEAGRSRIEAEPEVRADRVAEAKRRLEAGVYTTAEARQRTAEQLSPVLQDLSRLLD